The Sphingopyxis sp. BE259 nucleotide sequence CCAAGGCCTCCGACGGTGACGTCGAGCGGCAGCGTTCCGGCGGCGATCGCATCGACGATTTCCTGTCCGTCGGAACCCGCGCTCTGGACGAAGCTGTCGAGCCGTGCGGCGTTCAGCCGGATCCGGAAGTCGCCGGCCCCGAAGTCGGGCACGCGATAGACAAGCCCGAAATCCCATCCCTTCGAAACGCGGCTGTCGAGATTGACATAGGGGTCGATCACCCGCTCGATCCTGCCCGCCGGGGCCAGACCCGTTCCGGCGAACAGCGCAATGTCGTCCGCTGTCGGCGCCTGGCGGATCACGTTGGGGTTGGTGCTCCCCGACAGGCGGCGCAACAGGTCGAGCGCAATGGCGTTGTCATCGCCGAACGTGCCGACGAGGCCGGTCTGCTTGACCCGCCAATAGTCCGCCGTGACCGTCAGGCCGGGCAGGAAACCAGGCTCCAGCACGATGCCAAGATTGATGCTTTCGCTGTCTTCCGGCCGCAGGTTGCGGGCGCCCGAGCGGAAGCTGATCACGCCGGCGCCGGGGCAGGCGGCGAGGCTGGCGATGATACCCTTTTCGACCTGCGCCTGGCAGATCACGAAGTCGTCGCGGGTGTTCGACCGCGTGGTGCCGTCGTCGTTCACCTGCACCAGGTTCGGGGCGCGGAAACCCTGCGACCAGGCGCCGCGGACCGTGACGCCAGGGATGGTCGTCCATGATGCTGCGATGCGCGGGACCTTGGCGGTTGCGCTGATGTCGGCGAAGCGTTCGATCCGGCCCGCAAGCTGGACGTTGAGCGCCTCGACCAGCGGAATGTCCATCTCTGGGCTGACCAAGGGAACGAACAGCTCGGTGAATGCCGAATAGACGTTGCGGACGCCGTCCGAATCGGGCGATTCGCTGGTGCCGGCGACGTCGCTGCCGTTGAACACGCCGGTTACGCTGTCCGTGAAGGTGATGGTCCCGTCGAGCCGCGGATCGCGGTCGTCGTAGAAGGTCTCACGCCGCCACTCCACGCCGGCGGCAATGCCGACATTGCCGCCCGGAAGGGTGAACAGGTCATCGCGGCTGATCTTGAAGTCGGCGAGCGCCAGGCTCGTGCCGCCCTTGCGGAACACGTCGATCCGGAACGGTTCGATCGAAGCGGCCGGGTTGGGCGTGCAATCGCCAAGGCCGGGATCGTCGAGGCAGCCGCCGTTGAACGGGTTATAGGCATCGGGCGTGGTCAGGTTGATCTGGCGCTGCATGGCCGTGAGCGAAACCCGGTTGCGCTCCAGGTCGACTGTATCCGCTTCCGAATAGACGAAGCCCGTGTCGAAGTCCCAGGCACCGAAGTTGCCGCGCAATCCCGCCACGAGCCGATAGCTTTCCTTCTCGACGTCAATGATCCGGTTGCCGACATCGACGAAGCGGTAGCGTTCCATGATCAGGTCGGCGCCATCGGCCGCAATCGTGGTGCCCGGCAGGCGCTGCGGATTGGGCTGTCCGTTGCGCGTGGTAGGGCCGAACGGGTTGTAATAGGCGTTGCGGGAGATGCCGACGGGGACCGCACTGAGGATGGCCGACGCATCGAAGTTCCGCACGCTCTCCGACCGATAATAGCTCCCCTCGAAATAGGCCTCGATATCGTCGCTCAGCTCGTAGCTGAGCAGCGCCAGCGCGTTGTAGCGATCCTTTTTGCTGATCAGGCTGTTGCCGAATATCGTGTTGTAACGAACGCCAGCGACCGGCGTCTCGCCGTTGCGGGCACAGATGCCGCCGCCGAACTGGAGACGACAGCCGGTGAACGTGCTCGGCTGGAGGTAGAAGTCGTCGTCGGCGATCGGCGTGCGGTTGGAAGGCGCCTGGATATCGAACTGCCCGAACGGGCCGAATGTATTGCGGTTGTTGAACGAAGCATCGCCCGCGAAATCCGTCCCCTCGACCAAGGGAAGGCGATTGTCGTCCCGCGCATAATCCCGCTTCGTGACGGGAAGGCCGTTCTCGTGGAAGTAGCTGCCGTATATGGTCACATTGCCGCGGCCGCCGCCGAAGTCGAACCCATAGCCGCCGGTCAACGTATAGCTGTACAGACTCGTCCCGTCGGACATGCGGTAGTCGCCTTCGATGAAGCCGCCCTTCATGCCGCCCTTCAGGACCGTATTGACGACACCCGCAACGGCGTCGGCGCCATAAAGCGCCGATGCGCCGTCACGCAGGACTTCAATGCGCCTGACGCTCCCCGGCGCGATCTCGTTGGTGTCGGGAGAGACAACCGGCACCAGCAGTTCGGTTTGGAAACCGGGGTGCAGGTTCATGCGGCGGCCATTGATCAGCAACAGCGTGTTGCCGGTGCCCAAGTCGCGCAGATTGATGGAGCCGACATCGCCGCGCACATTGTTTTGGGTCGTTGCGTTCTGCTCGTTAAAGGCCACTGTCCCTGCCTGCGGGATGGCGCGGAACATCTCGTCGCCCGACGATGCGCCGCTGTTCTCGATCGACTGTTCGTCGATCACGGTCACGGGCAGCACGTCGTTGATCTGCGCGCCCTGGATTTGCGTGCCGGTAACGACGATCTCGGGTTCTGCGACCGGGGTTGAAGCGGTCACGTCCGCAGCACCGGGCTGCGGCCCGGCCGCGGTTTGGTCCTGAGCCGAAGCGAGGGTTGTCGCGAGCAGGCTGGTGCCGCCCAGAAGCGCCAGTCTGGCAAGGGTTGCGGTGATGCGCATGTTGGTGATCCTCCCGATCATTTATTTTGGGTCATTGGCTGGGTGATTTGCGTATCGAGCCAAGCGGTGAACAGCGTCGGCCACTGGCTCAGGGTCTGGTCGGGCGTGCCGAGCCCCCACCCGTGACCTCCGGCCGAAAAGATGTGCATCTCGACACTCGCGCCCACCCGGTTGAGCGCCTCGAACAGTGCGACGTTGTGGCCGGGGGGCGTCGTCCGGTCGTCGGCAGAGGAAAACAGGATCATCGGCGGCGCGTCCTTCGACGCATGCGTATCGAGCGACCATAGTTCCTGTGCGGCGAGGCTTGGCTCGCGGCCGACGATCTCGCGCCTGGTGCGGGTCGTGTCGTAGGGCTTGCGCAGCGTCACCACGGGGAACAACAACACGGCGAAGTCGGGTCGCGCGGACGCCGTTTCAAACTTGTCGTTCCCCGCGTAGAACGGCTGGTCGGGCTTCAGCGCGGTATAGCCAGCCAGATGCCCGCCAGCCGAGAACCCCAATATGCCGATGCGGTCGGGGCGGACGCCAAACTCGTCGGCACGATGGCGAACGATCTTCATCGCGCGCTGCGCATCCATGAACGGGGAGGCGGCTTCCCACCCATCGCCCGGCAGCCGGTGGATCAGCTCGAAGACGGTGTAGCCGTTGCGCTGCAGCCATCGCGCCGCGGGGGTGCTTTCCTTCCAGAGCTGGATGCGGAAATACCCGCCCCCACCGATGACCAGCACCGCCCGGCCATTGGGATGGTCGGGGCGATAGACCCGCAGGCGCGGGTTGGAGACATTGGACACCGCGCCAAAGCCGGCGCCCTTATCCCCGATCAGCTCCGGTCCGCTGACGTCACCTTTGCCTGGCGGCTTGCCGGGCCACAGCGGGATTTCCTCGAAATCCTGCGCCTTCAGCGCAGCACTGCCCAGCACGGTCGATGCCGCGACCAACGTGGCAGCGCCCGAGATCAGGGTGCGGCGGGCAATCATGGCGTCTCTCCGATCGCCGCCGCGATGCCTTCGCTATACGGCCCGGTGCGTTCGTGATGTTCGATGTCGGCTTCGGGAAGCGGCATCGGGCTGCCCGCCATCGCGGCGGCGAGGCGCTGGGTATCGAGCGCGTTCTCCCACTTGGCGACCACGATCGTGGCGACTGCATTGCCGATAAAATTGGTGAGCGCGCGGCACTCGCTCATGAACCGGTCGATACCCAGGATCAGGGCCATGCCGGCCACCGGAACCGACGGCACGACCGACAGCGTTGCAGCGAGGATGACGAAGCCCGCCCCGGTGACGCCTGCCGCACCTTTTGAACTGACCATCGCGACCAGCACCAAGGTCAATTGCTCGCCCAGGGACAGATCAATGCCCACGGCCTGGGCAATGAACAGTGCGGCGAGCGTCATGTAGATGTTTGTGCCATCCAGATTGAAGGAATAGCCGGTCGGTACCACCAGTCCGACCACCGTCTTGCGACAGCCAGCAATCTCCATTTTTTCCATCAGGCTGGGCAGCGCGGCCTCGGACGAGGAGGTGCCGAGAACGAGCAGAAGCTCCTCGCGCAGATATTTGATCAGACCAATGATCGTGAAACCGGCCAACCTTGCGACGAGACCGAGCACGACGAGCACGAACAGCAGCGACGTGAGGTAGAAGGTCGCAATCAGCGCGGCGAGGCTGGCCAGCGACCCGATCCCGAATTCGCCGATGGTGAAGGCGATCGCGCCGAATGCGCCGATCGGGGCAAACTTCATCAGCATGTGGACGAGCTTGAAGATGACCTTGTTAAAGGACCCCATCACGTCGAGCACGAGGTCGCTATGCGGTCTCGTCGTGGCGATTGCGACACCGGTCAGGATCGCGACGAGCAGCACCTGGAGGATCGATCCGCTGGTCAGGGCGCTGAACAGCGTGGTGGGAATCATGCCCAGCAGAAAGGCCGCAATGGTCTGTTTTTCGGCGGTCTCTGCATAGGCCGCGACGGCCGTGGTATCGAGCGAGGCGGGATCGATGTTCAGGCCCGCACCCGGCTGCACGACGTTGGCGACGACCAGCCCGATGACCAGTGCGAGGGTGGAGAAGAACAGGAAATAGACGAACGCCTTGCCGGCGACACTGCCGACCGCCGCCATGTCCTTCATGCCGGCGATGCCCGTCGCAACCGTCAGGAAGATCACCGGGGCGATGATCATCTTGACCAGCGCGATGAAGCCGTCGCCGAGGGGCTTGAGCGAGGCGCCGAATGCGGGAAACAGATGCCCCACCAGCGCCCCGAGCGCGATCGCGCTCAACACCTGGACATAGAGATGCCGGTAAAATGGCAACTTGCGAGCGGGCATGCTCATATCGTCAGTGGCCGCTGCCAAACCCATCGCTGATCCTCTCCCTCGGCAGTTTTGCCTTACGGGAACCATAAATCGTGAGAGACCGGCGTGAAACGTCGGAGCGCCAATTTCAATAATTATTTATTTTCAATGCTTTAATCTAAGCGACCAATCAGATTCGTGCGGTTTTCCACACGTTTTGGTTGCAAATTGTGCGGAAAATCGCACAATGTCCGGATGGCTGGCTGGGCAGACATCATGGTTCGGGATCGCCGCCGCCTGATTGTGCCAGCGGTGGTGGCCATCCTTCTGTTGGCCGGACTAATTCTCTCCGTCGACCGGGTGATGTACGCGCGCGCCCTCATCCAGGAAAAAGAGGTCGCGCGCGACGATGCCGCAATTCTCGCCGACGGTCTCAGAAGCGAACTCGACAAGGTGAGCCTGCTGCCGATCACGCTGGCAGGCGACCTGCAAGTGCGCCAGCTGCTCGAGGGCGATGCCAGCCAGACCGGGCAGCTTGATATCCGGCTGGAGAACCTCGCCCGCCAATCGGGTGCCGCGGCCATCTATGTCATGGACAAGGACGGCCTCACCCTTGCGGCGAGTAACTGGAGACAGCCTGCCACTTTTGTGGGGTCGAACTACGCCTTCCGCCGCTATTTCCGGCAGGCCCTGAACGCAGGAACCTCGACCGAGTTTGCGCTTGGCACAGTCAGTCGCAGGCCGGGGTTGTATATCGCGCACAGGGCCGGTTCGGCGGCCAGCCCGCAAGGCGTGGTAGCCGTCAAGATCGAGTTCGACGCGCTCGAAGCAAGCTGGCGCAAGACAACCGACGGCGTCTACGTCACCGATGCGACCGGCGTTGTGCTGTTGGCAACCGACGCAGCGTGGCGGTTCCGGCTGACCGGAGAAGGCGTCGCCCGCGCGCGCGACGCGGTGCAGGACGAGCAACGCTTCGGCTTGGCCAGACTGGAGCCGCTGGCGATCATGCGGGCTCGCGGCGGAGGAGAGCCGGCGATCGTCGAAGCGCCGCTGTTCGACACCTCGCAGCCGATCTCGCCCGATGGATGGATGCTGTACCTGCTGGTCGATCCGGGACCGCGCGCAGCAGCGGCGATCGCTAGCGGCAGGTTGGCCGTGGCGCTTGCACTGGCCAGCACGATCGCGATCGCGTTCGCCCTGTTCTTTGTGCGCCGGCGACGACAGGCTTTGCAGGAGGAGATGGTCGCCCAGCGCACGCGCACCCTGCGCGACCAACTGTCTCAGGCAAACCGCCTTGCAACGCTGGGTCAGATCTCGGCGGGCGTGGGCCACGAGATCGGGCAACCCGTTGCGGCCATGCGGGTGTTTGCCGAGAACGGCGAAAAGCTCATTGCGCGCGGACGCGCACAAGACGCGTCGGCAAACTTTCGCGAGATTGTGGGGCTGGCGGACCGGCTCGGCCTGATTACGGGGGAGCTGCGGCGCTTCAGTCGCCGCCAGCCTGGCCCCCGGCGTCTGGTTAGGATCGGCGAGATCGTAGATGGGGCAAGTCTTCTGCTCCGCGATCGCATCGTGTCGATGGGCGTGGCGCTGCAGATGCCCTCGGCGGATGATCTCGATATAGCAGTCGCCGCTGAGCACGTGCGTCTGGAACAGGTGCTGGTCAATCTGCTCCAAAACGCACTGGACGCCGTCGGCGAGGCTGGCGCGGTTGCGATCGAGGTTGTCCGCAACGAAAACGATATCCGCGTGCGCGTATGCGATAGCGGACCCGGTATCGGCGCCGACGTGGTCGCCCAACTATTTCAGCCCTTTGCCACCACGAAGCCGGACGGGCTCGGGCTCGGTTTGGTCATTTCGCGCGACATCATGCGCGATCTGGGCGGCGATCTCGTTTTCGAACCCGACGACAGGCGGACGCGTTTCACCATGATCATTCCCCGAACAAAATGATCGAAGACAGCATATCGGTTATCTTCGTCGAGGATGACGAAAGTCTGCGGGCGGGTACGGTCCAGGCATTGCAGATGGAAGGATTTGCCGTGGCGGCGTTTCCGGCCGCGACGGCCGCCTTGCGCGAGGTCAATGCCGACTTTGATGGCGTGGTGGTCAGCGACGTTCGCCTGCCCGTTCTGGACGGGATCGAGTTCTTTGCCCGGATTCGCCAAATCGACCCGGATATCCCGGTGATCTTCACCACCGCACACGGCGACGTGTCGATGGCCGTCAATTCCATGAAGGACGGCGCGGCCGACTTCTTCACCAAACCCTATTCGATCGAGCGGCTCGCCCGGTCGGTGCGCCAGGCCGCCGACCGGCGCAGGCTGTTGCTGGAAAATCGCCGATTGCGTTCGCAACTCGAAGGCAGCACACGCGCGGGCTGGATGGGGTCGTCGGCTGTCGCGCGCCGGACGGAACGGATGCTGCAGGACGTGGCGCAGACCGATGCCGACCTGCTGATCAGCGGTGCGCCGGGCATCGGCAAGAGCCATGTCGCACGCTTGGTACATGATCTCAGCCCCCGCCGGAATCGTCCGTTTGTCATCCTCGATCCGGGCGTGTTCGCTAACGAGGAAGCCAATGTTCTGGTCTATGGCCGCGATCCGTCGGTCGCGCTGTCGAGATCGGGAATGATCGAGCGGGCAGCTGGCGGGACGCTGGTCATCGAGGCAGTAGAGAGTATCACCGCACGCGACCGGCCGCGTCTCGTCAACCTTGTGGATCACCGGAATTTCATCGCCCTTGGCGCCGAGCGCCCCAAGAATGTCGACATCCGGATAATCGGGACCACCACGACACTTCGTCCGGAAGGCGAAGATCTTGCGAGCCGCGACCGCGGTTTGGAAGACCGGCTCAGCGGCATAACCGTCACATTGCCCCGCCTCGTCGAGAGGCGTGACGACATACCGGAACTGTTCCACATGTTCGTGGCAGAATTCGAACGCAGTCTCGAGCGAACAGCAGCAGATCTCACCGAGATCGAGTGGCACCATCTCGTCAGCCACGACTGGCCCGGCAATCTGCGCGAATTGCGAACATTTGCGCAGAATTTCGTGCTGGGACTTACGCGCCTGGCCCAACCCGCAGTGCAGGGGGCGATGGGCGCAAGTCTGCATTCTCTGGTAGCAAACTTCGAACGAACGCTTCTCGAAGATGCGATGAAACGTGCGGGCGGAAGCGTTACCGAAGTTCAGCGAAATCTGAAGATTCCTCGCAAAACCTTGTACGACAAACTGGCCAAACACGGGCTTCAGGCCCGCAAGTTTCGCGCGTGAACGATCGACCGGCCGGCGACGAGCGAGGCCGTCGTCGACAGCGCAACCAAGGCATCACTGGTTCGCGAACATAAATGGGCGAAATGCTCGGCAACCTATGTCTGCCGTCGCGGTGATGCGGCACGAAAACAAGGAAGAAATTGGCGGGTGCGAGCCGGCGGCGCGCAGCGCGAACATGCCGGCGCGTTGCACGATCAGGGTCAGACATTGGCCTAGACCAATGCTTTCAGCTATTGTATACCAATTAAATACCAATATTGGACGGGCGTGTGTGCAATGCGATTTGTTGTGGGACTTATGTCGGGAACCTCGCGCGACGGGGTTGACGCTGCGCTGATCAAAACCGACGGGCTCAATGCGGTCGAAGCGGTGGCGTTTCACTTTGAATCCTACCCCGATGATCTGAAAGCCGTCATTGCAGATGCCTGCGACCTGGCCATGGCCCATCCGCAACCTGTGCCCAGCCAGACCATCGACGATTGCGAAAATTTGCTGGATCAGCGCCATTTTTCTGCCGTGGCAACTTTGCTTGGAACGGCCGATGTACCAGTCAATGAGGTCGCAGTGATCGGGCTTCACGGCCATACGATCGCGCATCGCGCCGATCTGGGCTGGACCTGGCAAATCGGCAAGCCGGAGTTTTTGGCGAACCGGCTGAACATCCCGGTAATGTCGAACATGCGCCATTTCGATGTCATGTTCGGCGGTCAGGGCGCGCCTCTTATTCCCGTATTTCACCGCGCGCTGTTTTCAGATGCTTCGCAGCCCGTGGCGGTGCTGAATCTTGGCGGCGTCGCAAACCTCACCTTCATCGGCA carries:
- a CDS encoding TonB-dependent receptor domain-containing protein, with product MRITATLARLALLGGTSLLATTLASAQDQTAAGPQPGAADVTASTPVAEPEIVVTGTQIQGAQINDVLPVTVIDEQSIENSGASSGDEMFRAIPQAGTVAFNEQNATTQNNVRGDVGSINLRDLGTGNTLLLINGRRMNLHPGFQTELLVPVVSPDTNEIAPGSVRRIEVLRDGASALYGADAVAGVVNTVLKGGMKGGFIEGDYRMSDGTSLYSYTLTGGYGFDFGGGRGNVTIYGSYFHENGLPVTKRDYARDDNRLPLVEGTDFAGDASFNNRNTFGPFGQFDIQAPSNRTPIADDDFYLQPSTFTGCRLQFGGGICARNGETPVAGVRYNTIFGNSLISKKDRYNALALLSYELSDDIEAYFEGSYYRSESVRNFDASAILSAVPVGISRNAYYNPFGPTTRNGQPNPQRLPGTTIAADGADLIMERYRFVDVGNRIIDVEKESYRLVAGLRGNFGAWDFDTGFVYSEADTVDLERNRVSLTAMQRQINLTTPDAYNPFNGGCLDDPGLGDCTPNPAASIEPFRIDVFRKGGTSLALADFKISRDDLFTLPGGNVGIAAGVEWRRETFYDDRDPRLDGTITFTDSVTGVFNGSDVAGTSESPDSDGVRNVYSAFTELFVPLVSPEMDIPLVEALNVQLAGRIERFADISATAKVPRIAASWTTIPGVTVRGAWSQGFRAPNLVQVNDDGTTRSNTRDDFVICQAQVEKGIIASLAACPGAGVISFRSGARNLRPEDSESINLGIVLEPGFLPGLTVTADYWRVKQTGLVGTFGDDNAIALDLLRRLSGSTNPNVIRQAPTADDIALFAGTGLAPAGRIERVIDPYVNLDSRVSKGWDFGLVYRVPDFGAGDFRIRLNAARLDSFVQSAGSDGQEIVDAIAAGTLPLDVTVGGLGELMEVDGRPKWRASGSINWEKGPVAVGLFGSYVGKFYDSSVVRDVLVVSDDPNANFFPVDDVFTMNVSVAYTITNDTPLDGTRLRFAINNLFDTDPPLADETYGYYSDLHSPRGRQFAIEIRKKF
- a CDS encoding alpha/beta hydrolase; its protein translation is MIARRTLISGAATLVAASTVLGSAALKAQDFEEIPLWPGKPPGKGDVSGPELIGDKGAGFGAVSNVSNPRLRVYRPDHPNGRAVLVIGGGGYFRIQLWKESTPAARWLQRNGYTVFELIHRLPGDGWEAASPFMDAQRAMKIVRHRADEFGVRPDRIGILGFSAGGHLAGYTALKPDQPFYAGNDKFETASARPDFAVLLFPVVTLRKPYDTTRTRREIVGREPSLAAQELWSLDTHASKDAPPMILFSSADDRTTPPGHNVALFEALNRVGASVEMHIFSAGGHGWGLGTPDQTLSQWPTLFTAWLDTQITQPMTQNK
- a CDS encoding dicarboxylate/amino acid:cation symporter, which gives rise to MSMPARKLPFYRHLYVQVLSAIALGALVGHLFPAFGASLKPLGDGFIALVKMIIAPVIFLTVATGIAGMKDMAAVGSVAGKAFVYFLFFSTLALVIGLVVANVVQPGAGLNIDPASLDTTAVAAYAETAEKQTIAAFLLGMIPTTLFSALTSGSILQVLLVAILTGVAIATTRPHSDLVLDVMGSFNKVIFKLVHMLMKFAPIGAFGAIAFTIGEFGIGSLASLAALIATFYLTSLLFVLVVLGLVARLAGFTIIGLIKYLREELLLVLGTSSSEAALPSLMEKMEIAGCRKTVVGLVVPTGYSFNLDGTNIYMTLAALFIAQAVGIDLSLGEQLTLVLVAMVSSKGAAGVTGAGFVILAATLSVVPSVPVAGMALILGIDRFMSECRALTNFIGNAVATIVVAKWENALDTQRLAAAMAGSPMPLPEADIEHHERTGPYSEGIAAAIGETP
- a CDS encoding ATP-binding protein, coding for MAGWADIMVRDRRRLIVPAVVAILLLAGLILSVDRVMYARALIQEKEVARDDAAILADGLRSELDKVSLLPITLAGDLQVRQLLEGDASQTGQLDIRLENLARQSGAAAIYVMDKDGLTLAASNWRQPATFVGSNYAFRRYFRQALNAGTSTEFALGTVSRRPGLYIAHRAGSAASPQGVVAVKIEFDALEASWRKTTDGVYVTDATGVVLLATDAAWRFRLTGEGVARARDAVQDEQRFGLARLEPLAIMRARGGGEPAIVEAPLFDTSQPISPDGWMLYLLVDPGPRAAAAIASGRLAVALALASTIAIAFALFFVRRRRQALQEEMVAQRTRTLRDQLSQANRLATLGQISAGVGHEIGQPVAAMRVFAENGEKLIARGRAQDASANFREIVGLADRLGLITGELRRFSRRQPGPRRLVRIGEIVDGASLLLRDRIVSMGVALQMPSADDLDIAVAAEHVRLEQVLVNLLQNALDAVGEAGAVAIEVVRNENDIRVRVCDSGPGIGADVVAQLFQPFATTKPDGLGLGLVISRDIMRDLGGDLVFEPDDRRTRFTMIIPRTK
- a CDS encoding response regulator → MIEDSISVIFVEDDESLRAGTVQALQMEGFAVAAFPAATAALREVNADFDGVVVSDVRLPVLDGIEFFARIRQIDPDIPVIFTTAHGDVSMAVNSMKDGAADFFTKPYSIERLARSVRQAADRRRLLLENRRLRSQLEGSTRAGWMGSSAVARRTERMLQDVAQTDADLLISGAPGIGKSHVARLVHDLSPRRNRPFVILDPGVFANEEANVLVYGRDPSVALSRSGMIERAAGGTLVIEAVESITARDRPRLVNLVDHRNFIALGAERPKNVDIRIIGTTTTLRPEGEDLASRDRGLEDRLSGITVTLPRLVERRDDIPELFHMFVAEFERSLERTAADLTEIEWHHLVSHDWPGNLRELRTFAQNFVLGLTRLAQPAVQGAMGASLHSLVANFERTLLEDAMKRAGGSVTEVQRNLKIPRKTLYDKLAKHGLQARKFRA